Proteins encoded within one genomic window of Halocatena marina:
- a CDS encoding winged helix-turn-helix domain-containing protein, which yields MAPDWDAVSDVVSSTYRVAVLERLAIGPATPSQIAEDREIPISHVSRALGRLREQSLVELLVSDDRRKGRVYGITDHGSEIWQTIEAENLA from the coding sequence ATGGCACCAGATTGGGACGCTGTGAGCGACGTTGTTAGTTCCACCTACCGGGTTGCTGTTCTCGAACGTCTGGCAATCGGTCCTGCAACACCGTCGCAGATTGCCGAAGACAGAGAGATACCCATCTCTCACGTCTCGCGGGCGCTCGGACGACTTCGAGAGCAGTCTCTCGTCGAGCTGCTCGTCTCAGACGACCGGCGAAAGGGACGTGTCTACGGTATTACCGACCACGGGAGCGAGATCTGGCAGACGATTGAGGCAGAGAACCTCGCCTGA
- a CDS encoding Na+/H+ antiporter NhaC family protein yields the protein MSDNTNNEDVSTELAQAAEARDQSRINFYGGTLMSALPIALFVIWAIVQSGVLRVSDTTGLVAGMLISLILGMLFVKGSWKAYANTIFAGMTQRVAATAIVAWLWAGMFAQTIQEGGFVGGLVWAADALNVGASIFPAITFILAALLATGIGTGYGTTVAFTTLVFPAGVVLGADHVLLFGAILSGAAFGDNLAPVSDTTIVSAVTQKSDIGGVVSSRFKYAIVAAVLAFVGYIIAGSYMTGFDISQNAQQLFVSNSNPMGLIHLFSMFVVIATAVRGRHIVEAISWGLIVAVVLNLLLGLASVSDMIVFKASQNLGAAQSLSVLPFIELVEPGNTGVGGSIYTGAEGFFPLAILVLLIVAGSQIMIRGGGFEALQNWLLNSVATSVRRAELVMVLGTAIANAMITINTAAEIAIAPYIARIGEKFNINGYRRANILDANTTALGYIFPWAGGVLVGYAEIRDLPSQFGWFTQSMVANPIEVWPFVFHGWFLFGVFIVAALSGFGLEYVSDRQSMEVTRL from the coding sequence ATGAGCGACAATACGAATAACGAAGACGTAAGCACTGAATTGGCACAAGCTGCCGAAGCACGAGATCAATCACGAATAAATTTCTACGGCGGGACGTTGATGAGCGCACTTCCAATTGCGCTGTTCGTCATCTGGGCGATCGTCCAAAGCGGCGTTCTTCGGGTCAGTGACACAACTGGGCTCGTTGCCGGGATGCTCATCAGTCTCATTCTCGGGATGCTGTTCGTGAAAGGCAGTTGGAAAGCGTACGCAAACACGATTTTTGCGGGGATGACCCAACGCGTTGCGGCGACAGCCATCGTCGCATGGCTGTGGGCCGGGATGTTCGCACAGACAATTCAAGAGGGTGGATTCGTCGGTGGATTAGTCTGGGCGGCCGATGCGCTCAACGTCGGCGCATCGATTTTCCCGGCGATAACGTTCATCCTCGCAGCACTGCTCGCAACTGGTATTGGAACCGGCTACGGAACGACGGTCGCGTTCACCACGCTCGTTTTCCCAGCAGGAGTTGTTCTCGGTGCGGATCACGTGTTGTTGTTCGGAGCAATTCTCTCCGGAGCGGCCTTTGGTGACAATCTCGCGCCTGTCAGCGACACAACCATCGTCAGCGCGGTTACACAGAAATCTGACATTGGTGGCGTCGTTTCCTCCCGGTTCAAATACGCGATCGTCGCCGCTGTACTCGCCTTTGTGGGGTATATCATCGCAGGGTCGTACATGACCGGCTTTGACATCTCACAGAACGCACAGCAACTGTTCGTCTCGAACAGCAATCCGATGGGATTGATTCACCTCTTCTCGATGTTCGTCGTCATTGCGACCGCTGTACGTGGACGACACATCGTCGAAGCGATCTCGTGGGGCCTTATAGTCGCCGTCGTGCTCAATCTCCTCCTCGGATTGGCTTCCGTGAGCGATATGATCGTGTTCAAGGCTTCCCAGAATCTCGGGGCTGCACAGTCGCTCTCTGTACTCCCCTTCATCGAACTCGTCGAACCCGGCAACACAGGAGTTGGCGGGAGCATCTACACGGGTGCAGAAGGATTCTTCCCGCTTGCGATCCTTGTACTGTTGATCGTCGCCGGTTCACAGATCATGATACGTGGTGGCGGATTCGAAGCACTACAGAACTGGTTGCTCAATAGTGTAGCTACGAGCGTCCGGCGAGCTGAATTAGTCATGGTACTCGGGACGGCCATCGCCAACGCGATGATCACAATCAACACGGCAGCAGAAATCGCTATCGCACCGTACATCGCTCGAATCGGTGAGAAATTCAATATTAACGGGTATCGCCGGGCGAACATCCTCGATGCGAATACGACAGCACTCGGTTACATCTTCCCGTGGGCCGGCGGTGTGCTCGTCGGATACGCTGAGATACGGGACCTCCCGTCGCAGTTCGGCTGGTTCACACAATCGATGGTCGCTAATCCGATTGAGGTGTGGCCGTTCGTTTTCCACGGCTGGTTCCTGTTCGGCGTGTTCATCGTTGCTGCGCTCTCCGGGTTTGGCCTCGAATACGTTTCTGACCGCCAATCGATGGAGGTGACACGTCTATGA
- a CDS encoding 50S ribosomal protein L16 has protein sequence MADKPATMYRDIDKPSYTRREYITGIPGSKIAQFKMGEVDVDPDEYPIQISLQVEEAVQIRHGSLEAARLSANRHLIKELGEKNYKMILRKFPHQVLRENKQATGAGADRVSDGMRQAFGKIVGTAARIQNGERVFTIWCHPDQAETAKDALRRAYNKMSPPCRVVVERGQEQLVA, from the coding sequence ATGGCCGATAAGCCCGCAACCATGTACCGGGATATCGATAAACCGTCGTATACTCGACGGGAGTATATCACCGGTATTCCTGGCTCGAAGATCGCACAGTTCAAGATGGGAGAGGTCGACGTCGATCCTGACGAGTATCCTATCCAGATCAGTCTTCAGGTTGAGGAGGCCGTTCAGATCCGTCACGGTTCCCTCGAAGCCGCTCGGCTGTCTGCCAATCGCCACCTCATCAAGGAGCTCGGCGAGAAGAACTACAAGATGATTCTCCGAAAGTTCCCCCACCAAGTGCTTCGGGAGAACAAACAGGCAACCGGTGCTGGTGCAGACCGTGTTTCTGACGGAATGCGACAAGCGTTCGGAAAGATCGTCGGAACGGCTGCACGCATCCAAAACGGCGAGCGCGTATTCACCATCTGGTGTCACCCTGACCAAGCCGAAACCGCCAAGGATGCGCTCCGTCGCGCATACAATAAGATGTCACCGCCGTGCCGAGTTGTGGTCGAGCGGGGTCAGGAACAGCTCGTTGCATAA
- a CDS encoding type II glyceraldehyde-3-phosphate dehydrogenase, which produces MITVGINGYGTIGKRVADAVAQQPDMELAGVAKTRPNFEAEAAVRNGYPLFAAIEDRMPLFEEAGIDLAGSVTELVEKSDVVVDACPSGVAAQNKSMYEEYDTPALYQGGEDADLVDVSFNARGNYSAAAGASHVRVVSCNTTGLSRLLAPLQEQYGVEKARITLVRRGGDPGQTSRGPINDILPNPVTLPSHHGPDVNTIFPDLAIDTLGMKVPATLMHTHSVNVTLESTPTAEEVRDRFAEESRLFLIPERLAIDGAGKLKEFAHDAGRPRGDIWENCLWEESISMEGNDLYLFQAIHQESDVVPENIDAIRAVTEQADARESISTTNESLGIGL; this is translated from the coding sequence ATGATCACGGTTGGGATCAACGGGTACGGAACAATCGGCAAGCGCGTTGCAGACGCGGTCGCACAGCAACCAGATATGGAGCTTGCGGGGGTCGCCAAGACCCGCCCCAACTTCGAGGCAGAAGCCGCGGTTCGAAACGGATATCCGCTCTTTGCCGCCATCGAGGATCGCATGCCGCTGTTCGAGGAAGCAGGAATCGACCTCGCTGGCTCGGTTACAGAGCTCGTCGAGAAGAGTGATGTCGTCGTCGATGCGTGTCCGTCCGGCGTCGCCGCACAGAACAAATCGATGTACGAGGAATACGACACACCGGCGCTCTATCAGGGCGGTGAGGACGCCGACCTCGTCGATGTGAGTTTCAATGCCCGCGGGAACTATAGTGCGGCCGCCGGAGCATCTCACGTCCGCGTTGTCTCTTGTAATACGACAGGCCTCTCGCGGCTGCTTGCACCGCTCCAAGAACAGTACGGTGTCGAGAAGGCACGAATTACGCTCGTTCGCCGCGGCGGCGATCCCGGCCAAACGTCCCGTGGCCCCATCAACGACATCCTCCCGAATCCCGTTACGCTTCCGTCACACCACGGTCCGGACGTAAACACCATCTTCCCAGATCTCGCTATCGACACGCTCGGGATGAAAGTCCCCGCGACGCTCATGCACACACACAGCGTCAACGTCACGCTCGAATCGACACCAACGGCCGAAGAAGTACGTGACCGCTTCGCTGAGGAGTCGCGGCTCTTTCTCATCCCCGAACGCTTGGCGATCGACGGAGCAGGCAAGCTAAAGGAGTTCGCCCACGACGCAGGCCGCCCGCGCGGAGATATCTGGGAGAACTGCCTCTGGGAGGAATCGATCAGCATGGAGGGCAACGACCTCTATCTCTTCCAAGCGATTCATCAGGAGAGCGATGTTGTTCCCGAAAACATCGACGCCATTCGCGCCGTGACCGAACAGGCAGACGCCAGAGAGAGCATATCGACGACGAACGAATCGCTCGGCATCGGACTATAA
- a CDS encoding aminopeptidase, with the protein MSDRQSTDGASLHTAATTAIDQCLRLSSGETCVIVTDDKREPIAEALYRVAKERTTDVTIVRYPPGDQHGEEPPEPVAAAMRAGDVVLAPTTKSLSHTRARTDANEAGARVATLPGITEAVFTTGLDTDYEAIERHCQAVYEQVADADEIRVTTPNGTDITFEPGTREWLQDTGIVRAGAMSNLPAGETFISPETASGTYVVDGTMMPYGLLEDGQTLEFEVEEGFVTSISDEEIRQQVETASEAVGRAAYNLAELGIGTNVAVSKLVGSVLLDEKAAGTVHIAIGDDAGIGGDTEAPLHLDGIIREPTVTADGEEVTLPVTQ; encoded by the coding sequence ATGAGCGACCGACAGAGCACTGACGGAGCGTCCCTTCATACTGCTGCAACGACGGCCATCGATCAGTGTCTGCGTCTCAGTTCTGGTGAGACCTGTGTCATCGTGACGGACGACAAGCGCGAACCGATTGCTGAGGCACTGTACCGCGTTGCCAAGGAGCGGACAACGGACGTGACGATCGTTCGATATCCGCCTGGCGACCAGCATGGAGAAGAGCCACCGGAGCCAGTCGCGGCTGCCATGCGGGCGGGTGATGTCGTACTCGCTCCGACCACGAAGAGCTTGAGTCACACGCGGGCGCGGACAGACGCGAACGAAGCAGGCGCTCGGGTGGCCACCCTTCCCGGAATCACCGAAGCGGTGTTCACGACCGGACTCGACACCGATTACGAGGCGATCGAACGCCACTGCCAAGCAGTGTACGAGCAGGTTGCCGACGCAGACGAAATCCGCGTTACGACGCCCAATGGGACCGACATCACGTTCGAACCGGGTACTCGTGAGTGGTTACAGGATACAGGGATCGTCCGCGCGGGCGCGATGTCGAACCTGCCAGCGGGAGAGACGTTTATCAGCCCCGAAACGGCTTCCGGAACGTACGTTGTCGATGGCACGATGATGCCCTACGGACTGCTTGAGGATGGACAGACGCTCGAATTCGAGGTCGAGGAAGGGTTCGTGACGTCGATCAGTGACGAAGAGATCCGCCAGCAGGTCGAAACTGCGTCCGAAGCAGTCGGCCGCGCAGCGTACAATCTCGCCGAACTCGGTATCGGGACAAACGTCGCTGTCTCTAAACTCGTCGGTTCAGTCCTCCTCGATGAGAAAGCAGCCGGTACTGTTCACATCGCTATCGGTGACGACGCCGGTATCGGTGGAGACACTGAGGCACCGCTGCACCTCGATGGTATCATTCGGGAGCCGACCGTCACTGCCGACGGCGAGGAAGTGACACTACCTGTCACACAGTAG
- a CDS encoding HVO_0476 family zinc finger protein, translating into MNEPTGHVPVSCPACSPDTPTVHEVLSPGGQTTVRCTECNHVHKTRIEEERTVERDVIVSQDGESFHTHVDAPASETIAVGEEFIVDTDEVLMTVRITDLELGEERKNRAPAEDVDTIWTRAVDNVSVSITINPLDGRHDDSRSIDALVPGDYEFTVGATEELGDEEFTVKSIKLREDAVGYDFDQLDLGGDSAVAKDIQRVYADDESSSAWSAW; encoded by the coding sequence ATGAACGAACCAACTGGACACGTTCCGGTGTCATGTCCTGCCTGCTCACCGGATACGCCAACAGTACACGAAGTACTCTCGCCGGGTGGGCAGACGACTGTGCGGTGTACTGAATGCAATCACGTCCATAAAACGCGCATCGAGGAAGAACGCACCGTCGAACGGGATGTCATCGTTTCACAGGATGGCGAATCATTTCACACTCACGTCGACGCGCCTGCATCGGAGACGATCGCGGTCGGCGAGGAGTTCATTGTCGACACTGACGAAGTGCTCATGACCGTTCGTATCACGGATCTCGAACTCGGCGAGGAGCGTAAAAATCGTGCTCCTGCCGAGGACGTAGATACCATTTGGACGCGAGCAGTCGACAATGTGAGCGTTTCGATCACGATCAACCCACTCGATGGACGACACGACGATTCGCGGAGCATCGATGCGCTCGTCCCTGGCGATTATGAATTCACCGTCGGCGCAACCGAAGAACTCGGCGACGAGGAGTTCACGGTCAAATCGATCAAACTGCGCGAAGACGCGGTTGGCTACGACTTCGATCAACTCGATCTCGGCGGCGATTCGGCGGTGGCAAAGGACATCCAGCGCGTGTACGCGGACGATGAATCGAGTTCGGCGTGGTCTGCCTGGTAA
- a CDS encoding protein-L-isoaspartate(D-aspartate) O-methyltransferase: MNNETARERLVNGLERSKRLQRESVLDSLRAVPRHEFVPERYREWAYEDRPLPIGHDQTISAPHMVAIMTDRLALSQGDRVLEIGTGCGYHAAVVAETIDAGTVYSVEYVPELAQSARERLDRLGYDVHIKAGDGHNGWPEHAPYDGVYLTCAIPELPEALIEQVVPGGRIVAPIGEQTQKLLVAEKRADGSLSRRIDGRVQFVPMRGG; encoded by the coding sequence ATGAACAACGAGACAGCACGGGAACGGCTTGTCAACGGGCTCGAACGGAGCAAACGCCTCCAGCGCGAGTCGGTTCTCGATTCACTTCGTGCTGTTCCTCGACACGAATTCGTCCCCGAGCGCTACCGAGAATGGGCCTACGAAGATCGGCCGCTTCCGATCGGTCACGACCAGACGATCAGCGCGCCGCACATGGTCGCTATCATGACCGATCGACTGGCGCTCTCTCAGGGAGACCGCGTGCTCGAAATAGGGACTGGGTGTGGCTATCACGCTGCCGTTGTCGCCGAGACCATCGATGCGGGTACCGTCTACAGCGTCGAGTACGTCCCCGAACTCGCACAGAGCGCACGGGAACGACTCGACCGGCTGGGATACGACGTACACATCAAAGCCGGCGATGGACACAACGGATGGCCCGAACACGCTCCCTATGACGGCGTGTATCTCACGTGTGCCATCCCAGAACTGCCCGAGGCACTCATCGAACAGGTCGTTCCCGGCGGTCGGATCGTCGCACCCATCGGAGAACAAACCCAGAAGCTACTCGTCGCTGAAAAGAGAGCGGATGGGTCGCTGTCGCGGAGAATCGACGGCCGCGTTCAATTTGTCCCAATGCGCGGTGGATAG
- a CDS encoding aldehyde dehydrogenase family protein, whose translation MSQQATEAHGHYIGGEFVDGEGESTFESRNPATDETLGTFRRGTETDVERAISAAEGAFDEWRDLSHINRAEYLWEIYHELKERTDELGEIVTKECGKEISEGKADVVEAAHMVEWAAGDARHPRGDVVPSEIPSKDAYMRRKPAGVVGCITPWNFPVAIPFWHMAVALVEGNTVVWKPAEQTPLCGQTIAEMFESAGLPDGVFNMVQGYGDAGAAIVDSDVDTVLFTGSAEVGHEIAGTVAARPGITCACEMGGKNAVLITEEADLDVAVHSAVMSSFKTTGQRCVSSERLIIHEDVYDEFKSRFVELAEDVTVGDPLDEATFMGPLIESRQVDRFHKYNELAREEGANVLVDRAELAPEERPHESGNWVGPFVYEIDYDDAGETRCIREEVFAPHVALMKYSGDIELGVEIQNDTPYGLAGAIISENYRQINYYRDHAEVGLAYGNLPCIGAEVQLPFGGVKKSGNGYPSAREVIEAVTERTAWTLNNSKDIQMAQGLSADIKTSDD comes from the coding sequence ATGAGCCAGCAGGCAACCGAAGCACACGGTCATTACATCGGCGGTGAGTTTGTCGACGGTGAGGGAGAATCGACGTTCGAATCCCGCAATCCGGCGACGGACGAGACGCTCGGGACGTTTCGACGGGGGACAGAAACGGACGTCGAACGAGCGATTTCGGCCGCCGAGGGTGCGTTCGATGAGTGGCGTGATCTCTCGCACATCAACCGTGCGGAGTATCTGTGGGAAATTTACCACGAGCTCAAAGAACGGACGGATGAACTCGGCGAGATCGTAACAAAAGAGTGTGGCAAGGAAATCTCCGAAGGGAAAGCCGACGTGGTCGAGGCGGCTCACATGGTCGAGTGGGCAGCTGGCGATGCGCGCCACCCACGCGGTGACGTCGTACCGAGCGAAATTCCCAGCAAGGATGCATACATGCGGCGCAAGCCAGCCGGTGTCGTCGGCTGTATCACGCCGTGGAACTTCCCGGTCGCCATCCCGTTCTGGCACATGGCGGTTGCGCTTGTCGAAGGCAACACGGTCGTCTGGAAGCCCGCAGAACAGACGCCGCTTTGCGGTCAGACCATCGCAGAGATGTTCGAGTCAGCGGGTCTCCCCGACGGTGTGTTCAACATGGTTCAGGGATACGGTGACGCTGGCGCAGCGATCGTCGACAGCGATGTCGATACGGTGCTGTTCACTGGAAGCGCGGAAGTTGGCCACGAAATCGCCGGAACTGTCGCCGCTCGTCCTGGCATCACCTGTGCGTGCGAAATGGGTGGGAAAAACGCGGTGCTCATCACGGAAGAGGCTGATCTCGACGTCGCAGTTCACAGTGCGGTCATGTCCTCGTTCAAGACGACTGGCCAGCGGTGTGTCTCTTCAGAGCGACTCATCATCCACGAAGATGTGTATGATGAGTTCAAATCGCGCTTTGTCGAACTCGCAGAAGATGTGACTGTCGGTGACCCGCTCGACGAGGCGACGTTCATGGGCCCACTCATCGAATCCCGGCAGGTCGATCGGTTCCACAAATACAACGAACTCGCGCGTGAAGAGGGTGCAAACGTCCTCGTCGACCGCGCCGAACTCGCTCCCGAAGAACGTCCCCACGAGAGTGGCAACTGGGTTGGCCCGTTCGTCTACGAAATCGATTACGACGACGCAGGCGAGACGCGTTGCATCCGCGAAGAAGTGTTCGCGCCTCACGTTGCACTCATGAAATATTCGGGTGACATCGAACTCGGTGTCGAAATCCAAAATGATACTCCCTACGGATTGGCCGGAGCGATCATCTCGGAGAACTACCGACAGATCAACTACTACCGCGACCACGCTGAAGTCGGTCTAGCCTACGGGAATCTTCCCTGTATTGGAGCTGAAGTCCAGCTCCCATTCGGTGGCGTGAAGAAATCGGGCAACGGCTACCCAAGTGCCCGCGAAGTCATCGAAGCCGTCACCGAACGAACCGCGTGGACGCTCAACAATTCGAAAGACATTCAGATGGCACAAGGTCTCTCGGCTGATATCAAAACCAGCGACGATTGA
- a CDS encoding MATE family efflux transporter: METAKRGHTGVSVRATLDRLFSPSDELDLTSGPIAKPLLYLSFPIVITNLFQTAYNLADTFWLGQYNTTALAAISFAFPMVFLLISFAIGLSVAGSVLVAQHIGAEREREAEYAASQTVTFSILVSILLGMLGLLFVDQYLVLLGASESVIPPVTAYMKVISVGLFAMFGFAVFIALMRGYGDTVTPMLVMFGSVVLNIVLDPILIFGFENNPLFDYLGMGGLELWLLGQTGYPGSGIEGAAIATVFSRLLALAVGLVIMFRGHRGVQIHLDQMVPDLGYARRLIDIGIPASVEATGIAISANVLLFIIAAFTEPVVAAYGIAIRVFSVIFLPALAFSQGVETMTGQNIGAGKEDRAARANNYSAKLLFVTLSVLGGIVFFTAHSIAAVFSTDPAVVEIAATFMQFAALTFGGIGVRHAYTGGFRGAGKTVTAAVIAVSVLGAVRLPVAWIGSTLFGPPGVWTAFAVSNVTGGVVAYLWFRRGTWRGNDLSDRYASSALSESTSDD; encoded by the coding sequence ATGGAAACGGCGAAGCGGGGGCATACGGGAGTGAGCGTCCGAGCAACACTTGACCGACTCTTCTCACCGTCGGACGAACTCGATTTGACATCGGGACCAATTGCGAAGCCACTGCTCTATCTTTCCTTTCCGATCGTCATCACGAATCTCTTCCAGACGGCGTACAATCTCGCAGATACGTTTTGGCTCGGTCAGTACAACACGACTGCGCTCGCCGCCATCAGTTTCGCGTTTCCGATGGTGTTCTTGCTCATTTCGTTCGCTATCGGCTTATCAGTCGCTGGGAGCGTTCTGGTAGCCCAGCATATCGGTGCAGAGCGAGAACGTGAGGCAGAGTACGCGGCTTCGCAAACAGTCACGTTCTCGATACTGGTGTCGATCCTCCTCGGCATGCTCGGACTGCTGTTCGTTGATCAGTATCTCGTTCTGCTGGGAGCTTCAGAGAGTGTTATCCCGCCTGTAACGGCGTACATGAAGGTCATCTCGGTAGGTCTTTTCGCCATGTTCGGATTCGCCGTGTTCATCGCTCTGATGCGTGGCTACGGCGACACCGTGACACCGATGCTCGTCATGTTCGGCTCTGTTGTCTTGAATATCGTTCTCGATCCGATTCTCATCTTCGGATTCGAGAACAACCCGTTGTTCGACTATCTCGGGATGGGCGGGCTGGAACTGTGGCTTCTCGGACAGACCGGATACCCCGGCTCTGGGATCGAGGGCGCGGCAATCGCAACCGTGTTCTCGCGGCTACTCGCGCTGGCCGTCGGTCTCGTGATCATGTTTCGGGGTCACCGCGGTGTCCAGATTCACCTCGATCAGATGGTGCCAGATCTCGGCTATGCCCGACGACTCATCGATATTGGTATTCCAGCGTCGGTTGAGGCGACGGGGATCGCGATTTCGGCGAACGTCTTGTTGTTCATCATTGCAGCGTTCACTGAGCCAGTTGTCGCTGCCTACGGAATCGCCATCCGTGTGTTCTCGGTGATCTTCCTCCCTGCACTCGCGTTCTCACAGGGCGTCGAAACGATGACCGGTCAGAATATCGGGGCCGGGAAGGAAGACCGCGCTGCACGCGCGAACAACTACAGCGCGAAGCTGTTGTTTGTCACACTCTCTGTACTCGGTGGTATCGTCTTCTTCACGGCCCACTCGATTGCAGCCGTGTTCAGTACAGATCCCGCTGTCGTCGAGATTGCCGCGACGTTCATGCAGTTTGCGGCGCTCACGTTCGGCGGAATCGGCGTGAGACACGCGTACACCGGTGGCTTTCGTGGAGCTGGCAAAACCGTCACTGCTGCGGTAATCGCAGTGTCTGTCCTTGGAGCTGTTCGGCTGCCGGTAGCGTGGATCGGCTCTACCCTGTTCGGTCCGCCCGGTGTCTGGACTGCGTTCGCTGTCTCGAACGTCACTGGCGGTGTCGTCGCGTATCTCTGGTTCCGGCGTGGAACGTGGCGTGGTAACGATCTCAGCGATCGATACGCCTCATCAGCGCTTTCAGAGTCAACGAGCGACGACTGA
- a CDS encoding helix-turn-helix domain-containing protein: MDLLSRKYAIQVICVIGTRGPSRYNEIEAAFGDVSSSTLSVRLDELTEAELLTREQYAEIPPRVEYDLTAEGIELCELLLPLLQWVEKRNQNKT, translated from the coding sequence ATGGATCTGCTCAGTCGAAAATACGCAATACAGGTGATCTGTGTCATTGGTACGCGCGGGCCGAGCAGATACAACGAGATTGAGGCTGCGTTTGGCGATGTGAGCAGTTCTACTCTCTCAGTGCGTCTCGACGAGCTGACCGAAGCCGAGTTACTCACACGCGAACAGTACGCCGAGATTCCGCCGCGTGTCGAATACGATCTCACGGCCGAAGGGATAGAACTCTGTGAACTGCTGTTGCCGCTGCTGCAATGGGTCGAGAAACGAAATCAAAATAAGACATAG
- the merB gene encoding organomercurial lyase yields the protein MSDQTCDCCDSAVEQLNETNVSSDHWLAERIRETPLPQEVATEMGRALGTESVETLDEFVSIARDATGGGALAVDDLCHVSETTPHRATTKQKTYHFRCFFDAVVLAHLVDERVEIRTESPAGKQIEARATPDGGIDTTPPNAVMSFGVAVDTTADDSANGSETDWERNNKGGCDSGCSGDDGPTRVEATMCPYVNAFATREAYERWDRKTNAATVGLSLAAGVSIATALAD from the coding sequence ATGTCGGATCAGACGTGCGATTGCTGTGACTCTGCAGTAGAACAGTTGAACGAAACGAATGTCTCGTCCGATCACTGGCTCGCAGAACGGATACGAGAAACACCCCTCCCACAGGAGGTTGCGACAGAAATGGGTCGGGCTCTCGGCACAGAATCGGTCGAAACCCTCGATGAGTTCGTCTCGATTGCCCGCGATGCGACTGGCGGTGGCGCCCTTGCTGTTGACGATCTCTGCCACGTTTCAGAAACGACACCTCACCGTGCAACGACGAAGCAAAAGACGTACCACTTCCGGTGTTTCTTCGATGCAGTGGTGCTCGCACATCTCGTCGACGAGCGGGTTGAGATTCGAACCGAAAGCCCCGCTGGTAAGCAGATCGAAGCACGAGCGACGCCTGATGGCGGTATCGACACCACACCACCGAACGCGGTGATGTCCTTTGGTGTGGCCGTCGATACAACGGCTGATGACAGCGCCAATGGCAGTGAAACAGATTGGGAGCGGAATAATAAGGGTGGCTGTGACAGTGGCTGTAGTGGTGATGATGGTCCGACTCGAGTGGAGGCGACGATGTGCCCCTACGTGAATGCGTTTGCCACTCGAGAAGCCTACGAACGCTGGGACAGAAAGACGAATGCAGCGACAGTCGGACTGTCGCTTGCGGCTGGCGTTTCAATTGCAACTGCCCTCGCGGACTAG
- a CDS encoding carbon-nitrogen family hydrolase, protein MQLALAQLHIEANDVAGNVARAETAIVEAADRGVDLVCLPEVFTVGYFSFASYARRAEGLNGPTLSRFSDLAKEHEIAVLAGTIIEDLSETDGGPAEEGLANTAVFFDRDGTQSAVYRKHHLFGYGSREAELLVPGERLPTVSFDGFEVSITTCYDLRFPELYRELADNGATLVLVPSAWPYPRLEHWQTLARARAIENLCYVATTNGSGAFEDATLLGRSTVYDPWGNVLASSGDAPALVTATIDPDEVTTIREEFPALDDRRW, encoded by the coding sequence ATGCAGCTCGCACTCGCGCAATTACACATCGAAGCGAACGACGTGGCGGGTAACGTCGCCCGCGCCGAAACAGCGATCGTCGAAGCCGCTGATCGGGGCGTCGATCTCGTCTGTTTACCAGAGGTGTTCACGGTCGGTTATTTCTCCTTTGCGTCGTACGCTCGCCGCGCGGAGGGCCTCAACGGACCGACACTCTCACGGTTCTCTGACCTCGCGAAAGAGCACGAGATCGCTGTATTGGCAGGGACGATCATCGAAGATCTTTCTGAGACTGATGGTGGACCGGCCGAGGAGGGTCTGGCGAATACGGCCGTCTTTTTCGACCGTGACGGTACTCAGAGCGCGGTGTATCGCAAACACCACCTGTTTGGATACGGCTCGCGCGAAGCCGAACTGCTCGTTCCCGGCGAGCGACTCCCGACGGTTTCCTTCGACGGATTCGAAGTGAGCATCACGACGTGCTACGATCTCCGATTTCCCGAACTCTATCGTGAGCTCGCGGACAACGGAGCGACTCTCGTGCTCGTGCCGAGCGCGTGGCCGTATCCACGACTCGAACACTGGCAGACGCTCGCACGAGCGCGCGCAATCGAGAACCTCTGTTATGTCGCAACCACCAACGGCTCCGGAGCGTTCGAGGACGCAACGCTTCTTGGACGCTCAACCGTCTACGATCCGTGGGGAAATGTGCTCGCAAGCTCAGGAGACGCTCCCGCGCTCGTGACTGCGACTATCGATCCGGACGAGGTCACAACCATCCGAGAGGAGTTCCCTGCGCTTGACGATCGTCGATGGTAA